In Pseudomonadota bacterium, one genomic interval encodes:
- a CDS encoding histone deacetylase, with amino-acid sequence MKKTAIFKDPIFLEHDPGFTHVERPDRLEVIYDELHKPAYKDRFLYPSFEPASYEILKYNHTPALIERIAKTSGKTFDSLDPDTQTSPRSYEAACMAAGACVKGVEMIFAGEIDNGFALVRPPGHHAEADQAMGFCLFNNIAIAAHYALNNLKAQRVVIMDWDLHHGNGTQHSFYDTDQVLYISTHQYPYYPGTGAISEFGRGKGQGYTLNIPLSGGQGDGAYVQIFDQIVAPVIRQYNPDLILVSAGFDTYIEDPLGGMAVTAKGFGCLGRILIDLANECCDGRILFVLEGGYNLQGLRDGVAAVLNELSGTGSADKTLNPLRNNMASLPGLEHVRKFAKDFWIL; translated from the coding sequence ATGAAGAAAACAGCAATATTTAAGGATCCGATTTTTCTTGAGCATGATCCCGGCTTTACCCATGTTGAAAGACCAGACCGGTTGGAAGTGATATATGATGAACTTCATAAACCCGCGTATAAGGACAGGTTTCTTTATCCGTCCTTTGAGCCGGCAAGTTACGAAATTCTGAAATATAACCATACGCCGGCGCTTATTGAAAGAATAGCCAAAACATCGGGTAAAACCTTTGACAGCCTTGATCCGGACACCCAGACATCGCCCCGGTCCTATGAGGCGGCATGTATGGCGGCAGGCGCCTGTGTCAAAGGCGTTGAGATGATTTTTGCCGGGGAGATCGATAACGGTTTTGCCCTGGTGCGACCTCCCGGGCATCATGCCGAAGCTGACCAGGCCATGGGATTTTGTCTGTTTAACAATATTGCGATTGCAGCCCATTATGCCTTGAATAATTTAAAGGCTCAGCGGGTGGTGATTATGGACTGGGACCTGCACCACGGAAACGGCACCCAGCATTCTTTTTATGATACAGACCAGGTGCTTTACATATCAACACATCAGTATCCTTATTATCCCGGGACCGGTGCCATCAGTGAGTTCGGCAGAGGCAAGGGGCAAGGATATACCCTCAATATCCCCTTGTCCGGAGGACAGGGAGACGGCGCCTATGTGCAGATATTCGATCAAATCGTTGCTCCGGTGATCAGGCAGTATAACCCGGACCTCATTCTGGTCTCAGCAGGTTTTGACACATATATCGAGGATCCCCTTGGCGGTATGGCGGTTACCGCAAAGGGGTTCGGGTGCCTCGGCCGCATCCTCATTGATCTGGCGAATGAGTGTTGTGACGGGCGGATATTATTTGTTCTGGAAGGCGGATATAACCTTCAGGGGCTCCGCGATGGAGTGGCGGCCGTTCTCAACGAATTGTCAGGGACCGGTTCTGCTGACAAAACATTGAATCCGCTTCGCAACAATATGGCCTCTTTGCCGGGTCTCGAGCACGTCAGAAAGTTTGCAAAAGACTTCTGGATATTGTAA
- a CDS encoding TVP38/TMEM64 family protein gives MEPGMGNNPKGPKKSTLKAVVFILFILSAILLFRFSPVREIITPDNIRKIIQGFGPWGPVVFILSYAAGICMFLPALLFTGIGAVLFGPYYGFLYNEVGALIGASIAFYIGRYLGRDFAASLIGEGLKKYDAKIAANGFATTLYLRLIFFPFTPLNFGMGLTRVTFRDYFFGTLFGIIAGGFVLTFFFANLAEVWASNDWSQLFNTKSLISLVLFVVSFFIPRVVKKIRPPEENATTKHP, from the coding sequence ATGGAGCCCGGAATGGGAAACAATCCAAAAGGCCCGAAAAAAAGCACCCTTAAAGCGGTGGTTTTTATCCTTTTTATTCTCAGTGCCATACTCCTTTTCCGATTTTCTCCGGTCCGGGAAATCATCACGCCGGACAATATCCGGAAAATAATCCAAGGCTTCGGCCCATGGGGACCGGTGGTTTTTATCCTGAGCTATGCCGCCGGCATCTGTATGTTTCTGCCGGCGCTGCTTTTTACCGGGATCGGCGCAGTGCTGTTCGGGCCTTATTACGGATTCCTCTATAATGAAGTGGGAGCGCTGATCGGCGCTTCAATCGCCTTTTACATCGGCCGCTATCTCGGCAGGGATTTTGCCGCATCGCTGATCGGTGAAGGCCTGAAAAAATATGACGCAAAAATCGCTGCAAACGGCTTTGCCACAACCCTCTATCTGAGGCTGATTTTTTTCCCCTTTACGCCGCTCAATTTCGGAATGGGGCTGACCAGGGTTACATTTAGAGACTATTTTTTCGGGACCCTCTTCGGGATTATCGCCGGCGGCTTTGTACTGACCTTTTTCTTTGCAAACCTGGCCGAGGTCTGGGCCAGCAACGACTGGTCGCAGCTGTTTAACACCAAATCACTCATTTCACTGGTTCTTTTTGTTGTTTCGTTCTTCATCCCCAGGGTTGTGAAAAAAATACGCCCGCCGGAAGAAAACGCAACAACAAAACATCCATGA
- the mutM gene encoding bifunctional DNA-formamidopyrimidine glycosylase/DNA-(apurinic or apyrimidinic site) lyase, which yields MPELPEVEVVRMGLTTHVVGRTIQDITWSNKKLRMPVPRAFLDNLIKGRIITRVDRRGKYLLFRMDNKASLVIHLGMSGKLSLFSKEQPLRKHDHLRFHLDNGVELRFNDARRFGSVQVLPPGADETNLLNIKGVEPLSRNFSKTYLAKMALHKTKPVKNFLMDGAVVLGIGNIYASETLFIAGINPNRESGCISATEWAKIIRAGRAVLKKAIKFGGTTISDFVNSSNNPGYFQNQLMVYGREGKPCPKCKRQIIRQVMAGRATYFCPHCQKV from the coding sequence ATGCCGGAACTTCCCGAGGTTGAAGTTGTCCGAATGGGTCTGACCACCCATGTGGTTGGCAGAACAATTCAGGACATAACCTGGTCCAACAAAAAACTCCGGATGCCGGTTCCCCGCGCATTTCTGGATAATTTGATCAAAGGCAGGATAATTACCAGGGTTGACCGCCGGGGGAAATACCTCCTTTTCAGAATGGACAACAAGGCATCACTGGTTATTCATCTCGGGATGAGCGGCAAATTGAGCCTTTTTTCCAAAGAACAGCCTTTGCGCAAACACGACCATCTACGGTTCCATCTCGATAACGGCGTGGAACTGCGGTTCAACGATGCCAGGCGTTTCGGCTCCGTCCAGGTGTTGCCGCCCGGTGCGGATGAAACGAATTTGCTCAATATTAAAGGTGTTGAACCCCTCAGCAGAAATTTTTCAAAAACCTACCTTGCAAAGATGGCTCTGCATAAAACAAAACCTGTAAAGAACTTTCTGATGGATGGCGCTGTGGTGCTGGGCATCGGCAACATCTATGCATCGGAAACCCTCTTTATCGCCGGGATCAATCCAAACCGGGAATCAGGATGTATTTCCGCAACCGAATGGGCAAAAATAATCCGTGCCGGCAGGGCCGTTCTCAAAAAAGCCATTAAATTCGGCGGCACAACCATCTCGGATTTTGTCAACAGCAGCAACAATCCAGGTTATTTCCAGAACCAGCTCATGGTTTACGGTCGTGAAGGAAAACCCTGCCCAAAATGCAAAAGACAGATCATTCGGCAGGTCATGGCCGGCCGCGCTACATACTTCTGCCCGCATTGCCAAAAGGTATAA
- a CDS encoding 8-amino-7-oxononanoate synthase: protein MDDYVSQWLEEQKAAGTLRKLVPHERIRGGRIKLVSGAEAAGPLWDFSSNDYLALTEHPEVIKKSREFLEQYGAGAGAARLMSGDNNLNHLLEESIAKLKGKESALVFGSGYMANIGVLPALAGRGDVIFTDRLNHASIYDGCKLSGAQMQRFQHNDVNHLEELLRDKRGKGRALIVVESIYSMDGDRCPLRDLVAIKNKYSCQLMVDEAHATGVFGSNGGGVIQEEGVVDQVDIAMGTFGKALGSYGAYIAASHDMVQFLINKARSFVYSTALPPAVIGASLAAVKVVEKGEALRRELFAKVGVFKDALRENGIGGDFGPSQIVPVLIGDVAKAVNAALSLRRQGVFATAVRPPTVPKGTSRLRFSVTRHLPDEVLKETAHLLGRIL from the coding sequence ATGGACGATTACGTTTCTCAGTGGCTTGAGGAACAAAAAGCAGCAGGGACCTTGAGAAAGCTTGTCCCCCATGAAAGGATCAGGGGTGGGCGCATCAAACTTGTTTCCGGAGCTGAGGCCGCAGGCCCGCTCTGGGACTTTTCCTCCAACGATTATCTGGCTCTTACCGAGCATCCTGAAGTAATCAAAAAAAGCAGGGAGTTCCTTGAACAATACGGTGCCGGCGCCGGCGCTGCCCGTCTTATGAGCGGCGACAATAACCTGAATCATTTGCTTGAAGAGAGTATTGCCAAGCTTAAAGGCAAAGAAAGCGCCCTTGTTTTCGGCAGCGGCTACATGGCCAATATCGGCGTGCTTCCGGCACTGGCCGGCCGCGGCGATGTGATATTTACTGACCGTCTGAACCATGCAAGCATCTATGACGGCTGCAAATTGTCCGGCGCCCAGATGCAGCGCTTCCAGCATAACGATGTAAACCATCTTGAGGAATTGCTTAGGGATAAACGGGGTAAGGGCCGCGCCCTCATTGTTGTGGAATCCATTTACAGTATGGATGGCGACCGGTGTCCATTAAGAGATCTCGTTGCCATCAAGAACAAATACTCCTGCCAGTTGATGGTGGATGAGGCCCATGCTACCGGGGTGTTCGGCAGCAACGGCGGCGGAGTAATTCAGGAAGAAGGTGTGGTCGACCAGGTTGATATTGCCATGGGCACCTTTGGCAAGGCCCTGGGAAGTTACGGCGCTTACATCGCGGCATCTCATGACATGGTTCAATTTCTGATCAATAAGGCGCGAAGTTTTGTTTATTCAACAGCCCTGCCGCCAGCTGTTATCGGCGCCTCTCTTGCCGCAGTTAAAGTTGTGGAAAAGGGCGAGGCGTTGCGCCGGGAGCTTTTTGCCAAGGTCGGGGTATTTAAAGATGCCCTCCGGGAAAATGGCATTGGCGGGGATTTCGGCCCCAGCCAGATTGTCCCGGTTTTGATAGGGGATGTCGCGAAAGCGGTGAATGCGGCATTGAGCTTGCGGAGACAAGGGGTTTTTGCCACGGCCGTTCGTCCTCCCACCGTGCCCAAGGGTACATCACGGCTGCGGTTTTCAGTCACCCGCCATCTTCCTGACGAGGTACTGAAGGAAACCGCCCATCTTCTCGGCAGGATTCTTTGA
- a CDS encoding 5-formyltetrahydrofolate cyclo-ligase — MKSDIENQQTSFPDSKQLRRQILALRDKLSPELRKLKSSKIEEHLCSVMAFQHAATIMLYASFRSEVATYSLMNWCLGKGKTLVLPVTAENHQLKVYPIGDIHKDLQPGYCSIPEPDHQRLQPIAPEIIDLVVVPGSVFDAKGHRLGYGGGYYDRFLVDRAPQAIRIGIAFELQIVPEVPAQDHDQRMDYIITEDRVIRTDR; from the coding sequence ATGAAAAGTGATATTGAAAATCAACAAACAAGTTTTCCGGATAGCAAACAATTGCGACGGCAGATCCTTGCCCTGCGCGACAAGCTGTCGCCGGAACTGAGAAAGCTGAAAAGCAGCAAAATAGAAGAACATCTCTGTTCGGTTATGGCCTTTCAGCATGCTGCAACAATTATGCTTTATGCCAGTTTTCGCAGTGAAGTGGCGACCTATTCACTGATGAACTGGTGTCTGGGCAAAGGGAAAACCCTTGTGCTGCCGGTAACAGCTGAAAACCATCAACTCAAAGTCTATCCGATTGGGGATATCCACAAGGATCTCCAGCCTGGCTATTGTTCAATCCCGGAACCAGACCACCAGAGGCTCCAGCCGATTGCTCCTGAAATAATTGATCTTGTTGTGGTGCCGGGATCTGTGTTTGATGCAAAGGGGCATAGGCTGGGTTACGGCGGCGGCTATTATGACCGTTTTTTAGTTGACCGTGCTCCGCAGGCAATAAGGATCGGAATCGCCTTTGAACTCCAGATTGTGCCGGAGGTGCCTGCCCAGGACCACGACCAGAGAATGGATTATATCATCACCGAAGACCGCGTGATTCGCACTGATCGTTAA
- a CDS encoding NUDIX hydrolase produces the protein MKTSPDKNQPTNKKNPVPTVDVIIEINDGIVLIERKNPPHGWALPGGFVDYGESLEQAAVREALEETGLQVRLIKQFHTYSDPDRDARLHTISTVFIAEAEGVPKGADDAIQAKIFSEETLPPLVFDHKRILNDYFSQQRSS, from the coding sequence ATGAAAACTTCACCTGACAAAAACCAACCTACAAACAAAAAAAACCCTGTGCCCACAGTGGATGTAATTATTGAGATTAATGACGGCATTGTCTTAATAGAAAGAAAAAACCCGCCACATGGGTGGGCATTGCCCGGAGGCTTTGTTGATTACGGCGAATCACTTGAACAGGCTGCGGTGCGTGAAGCCCTTGAAGAAACCGGTCTTCAGGTCAGACTGATAAAACAATTTCACACCTATTCCGATCCTGACAGAGATGCAAGGCTCCATACGATTTCAACCGTTTTTATAGCAGAAGCCGAAGGCGTTCCCAAAGGGGCCGACGATGCGATTCAGGCGAAAATTTTTTCAGAAGAAACCTTGCCACCACTGGTATTTGATCATAAAAGAATATTAAATGACTATTTTAGCCAACAAAGATCCTCTTGA
- a CDS encoding poly(A) polymerase, with translation MPEPRIIPRSAHPISRHDIDREALKVMYKLRDAGFSAYLVGGGVRDIFLGKKPKDFDISTDARPGQLRKLFNNSRIIGNRFRLVQVLFRGGKIVEVSTLRCKSEYDINGENEVLQSNNTFGSLEDDAFRRDLTINALFYEIENHTVIDYCGGVEDIQKRIIRIVGDPERRIIRDPVRIMRAIRHASRNDFAIEDITWQAILQHSADLRLCPISRIRDEVFKDFRSGSLAAWARIAIESRIFFEIFPFYEDLLLPATDPPQDPQTPKVTPALEFLLEIFQVIDRLQNDGHKLPDHLLIALFLIPWAQEKMGLMQLDLSGKAHFTFSRQMRYELNLNFNRLSIKRLDKENITSLLVNLPTFIKFSEKSKWPGWFLRKSYFNTGLEFYEIYREATGGDMVTSLNSIRKPEPEHVPDHEPVHVRKKSRSSRHAGRTPAFSNTAGGIFGLKRK, from the coding sequence ATGCCGGAGCCAAGAATAATCCCCCGATCAGCGCATCCGATTTCAAGACATGACATAGACCGTGAGGCTCTCAAGGTCATGTATAAACTCAGGGATGCGGGTTTTTCCGCCTACCTCGTGGGCGGCGGCGTTCGTGACATTTTCCTCGGGAAAAAACCGAAAGATTTCGATATCAGCACCGATGCCAGGCCTGGACAACTTCGCAAGCTGTTTAATAACAGCCGGATTATCGGCAATCGATTCCGCCTGGTGCAGGTCCTTTTTCGCGGCGGCAAGATTGTCGAGGTCTCGACGCTGCGTTGCAAGAGCGAGTATGACATCAACGGCGAAAATGAAGTCCTGCAGTCCAACAATACCTTCGGCTCCCTTGAAGACGACGCCTTCCGAAGAGATCTGACCATTAATGCCTTATTTTACGAGATAGAGAATCACACGGTTATTGATTATTGCGGCGGTGTTGAAGACATTCAAAAACGTATAATCAGGATTGTCGGCGATCCGGAAAGGCGAATTATCCGGGATCCGGTGCGGATTATGCGGGCTATCAGGCATGCATCCCGAAATGATTTTGCCATTGAAGATATAACCTGGCAGGCAATACTGCAGCATTCTGCTGATCTGAGACTATGCCCGATTTCGAGAATCCGGGATGAGGTGTTTAAGGATTTTCGGAGCGGTTCTCTAGCTGCATGGGCCAGAATTGCAATTGAAAGCAGAATATTTTTTGAGATATTTCCTTTTTATGAAGACCTCCTGTTACCCGCGACCGACCCACCGCAAGACCCTCAAACTCCAAAGGTAACCCCGGCGCTTGAGTTCCTTCTGGAAATTTTCCAGGTTATTGACAGATTGCAGAATGATGGCCATAAACTGCCGGATCATTTGCTTATAGCATTGTTTCTTATCCCGTGGGCCCAGGAAAAAATGGGATTGATGCAATTGGATCTTTCCGGCAAGGCGCATTTTACTTTTTCAAGGCAGATGCGCTATGAGCTGAACCTGAATTTCAACCGGTTGAGCATTAAGCGGCTGGATAAAGAAAATATTACTTCTCTGCTGGTGAATCTGCCAACATTTATTAAGTTTTCCGAAAAGAGTAAATGGCCAGGCTGGTTTCTGAGAAAAAGTTATTTCAATACGGGCCTGGAGTTCTATGAAATTTATCGGGAAGCAACCGGCGGCGATATGGTAACCTCGTTAAACAGCATCCGAAAACCCGAGCCAGAGCATGTTCCCGACCATGAGCCCGTCCATGTTCGTAAAAAAAGTCGCAGCTCCCGACATGCCGGCAGGACGCCGGCATTCAGCAATACGGCCGGGGGAATTTTTGGTCTTAAAAGAAAATGA
- a CDS encoding diguanylate cyclase yields MKAKPIQNIKKSPSNSTFVKKYISIILILVCCIMTATFIGFHFKTDSLIKKQLREEAKAYFQQIVLTRQWIADHGGVFVKLENDVQPNEYLEKIPGLKTRIIDQDGATYVLKNPASVTREISELGSQQRIVRFRLTSLNPINPSNTPDDFEAESLKSFIYGAQEATAFEKTGNLTFYRYMAPLYLDQACLECHNDHDYKIGDIHGGLSVTIPASNFLDRIRSSKIYLAVSTGITITFIFLVFFFIARKLLTSLKDAEKKLLAMATRDFLTGVLNRREGMRRLRQEISRSVRKKLDLSIILIDVDHFKNINDDFGHLAGDQVLKKIALMLKSALREYDIVCRFGGEEFLIGMPLTNINKAEETAQRILKHIEKMEIKISDVLTARVTVSAGIGQHNIGEEVDDLIYKTDKALYIAKNDGRNKARKAE; encoded by the coding sequence ATGAAAGCAAAACCCATTCAAAATATCAAAAAATCACCTTCAAACAGCACCTTTGTTAAAAAATATATCAGCATCATTTTAATTCTCGTCTGTTGTATTATGACCGCCACTTTTATTGGCTTTCATTTCAAGACGGACAGCCTGATTAAAAAACAACTCCGTGAGGAAGCAAAGGCTTATTTCCAGCAGATCGTTCTCACCCGTCAATGGATTGCCGATCATGGCGGTGTCTTCGTAAAGCTCGAAAACGATGTCCAGCCCAATGAATATCTCGAAAAAATCCCCGGCCTCAAAACCCGGATTATTGATCAGGACGGCGCCACCTATGTTCTCAAGAATCCCGCATCAGTCACCCGGGAGATATCCGAACTGGGCAGCCAGCAGCGAATCGTCCGCTTCCGGCTCACCAGTCTCAATCCAATAAACCCTTCAAACACCCCGGACGATTTTGAAGCGGAATCCCTTAAGAGCTTTATCTATGGGGCGCAGGAAGCAACCGCCTTTGAAAAAACCGGCAATCTGACTTTTTATCGGTATATGGCTCCGCTTTATCTTGATCAAGCCTGTCTTGAATGTCATAACGACCACGATTATAAAATTGGCGACATACACGGCGGCTTGAGCGTAACTATCCCTGCATCAAACTTTCTGGACAGGATCAGGAGCAGTAAAATTTATCTGGCCGTCTCGACCGGCATTACCATCACCTTTATTTTCCTGGTTTTCTTCTTTATTGCCCGAAAATTATTGACCAGCCTCAAAGATGCGGAAAAGAAACTCCTTGCCATGGCCACCAGGGACTTTCTCACCGGAGTGCTTAATCGCCGAGAGGGCATGCGGCGACTCAGGCAGGAAATTTCACGAAGTGTCCGCAAAAAACTTGATCTGTCCATCATCCTGATTGATGTCGACCACTTCAAAAACATCAATGACGATTTCGGACATCTGGCCGGAGACCAGGTACTCAAAAAAATTGCCTTGATGTTAAAAAGCGCGCTCCGCGAATACGACATTGTCTGCAGGTTCGGCGGCGAAGAATTCCTTATCGGCATGCCGCTGACCAACATCAACAAAGCGGAAGAAACTGCACAAAGAATCCTCAAACATATTGAAAAAATGGAAATAAAAATAAGTGACGTACTCACCGCCCGGGTGACAGTAAGCGCCGGCATCGGTCAACATAACATCGGTGAAGAGGTCGATGACCTCATCTACAAAACAGATAAAGCCCTCTACATAGCCAAAAACGACGGCCGCAACAAGGCCCGGAAAGCCGAGTAG
- a CDS encoding MFS transporter — MNVTKPDLFTRQFFFINGLFILVYSNIAFFFLYPLYLESLGGSKALIGWAMGALPASTVIVRPLMPALIRKIGIHKTLQAGLITIFIASLGYHMVEKLSWTLFAVRILHGLGFSAFVAASFTAVTYIIPGQRRAEAFGYIGAILLGCIAAAPILGEQLITGFGYPALFHSAAATAFFSMILVVTIRQKKNSADDPKNHTGILSVLYKKNLWLVLASTLIFVNANATLLTFVALFGKEQGFSGPVYYGKIAIIAILIRLFGAKLMDRHGKKRFAKYSFLLLGAGLILFTEAASDLFYYGSIILYGAGLGCLYPALNALAVDQADENERAAVMSLFTGVFDAGFMFGAVLSGTLADFFSLKTTFLVIGFSVFLGAFTITRSALKEKVFSA, encoded by the coding sequence GTGAACGTGACCAAACCTGATCTTTTTACCCGGCAGTTTTTCTTTATCAACGGATTATTTATCCTGGTGTATTCCAATATCGCCTTTTTCTTTCTCTACCCGTTATACCTTGAATCTCTCGGCGGCAGCAAAGCCCTGATCGGCTGGGCAATGGGCGCTCTGCCGGCAAGCACCGTAATCGTAAGACCCTTGATGCCCGCCCTTATCCGGAAAATAGGCATCCACAAAACCCTCCAGGCCGGCCTGATCACCATCTTTATCGCCTCACTGGGTTATCATATGGTTGAAAAACTTTCCTGGACGCTTTTTGCTGTCCGCATCCTGCACGGCCTGGGGTTCTCCGCATTTGTCGCCGCCTCATTTACCGCCGTGACCTATATAATCCCTGGCCAACGGCGGGCCGAGGCCTTCGGATATATCGGCGCAATCCTGCTGGGTTGCATTGCAGCGGCGCCGATCCTCGGGGAACAATTGATCACAGGGTTCGGATACCCGGCCCTTTTTCACAGCGCTGCAGCAACTGCCTTTTTTTCGATGATCCTTGTGGTGACCATCAGGCAGAAAAAAAATTCTGCGGATGACCCAAAAAACCACACCGGAATCTTATCGGTGCTTTACAAAAAAAATCTCTGGCTTGTCCTTGCCTCAACCCTGATTTTTGTTAACGCCAATGCTACGCTTCTTACCTTTGTTGCCCTCTTCGGCAAGGAGCAGGGCTTTTCCGGCCCGGTCTACTATGGCAAGATCGCCATCATTGCGATTCTCATCCGCCTGTTCGGAGCCAAGTTAATGGACCGTCACGGGAAAAAAAGATTCGCCAAATACAGCTTTCTGCTTTTGGGGGCCGGACTCATCTTGTTTACCGAAGCCGCCTCGGATTTGTTTTATTACGGCTCAATAATTTTATATGGCGCGGGTCTCGGCTGTCTCTATCCGGCGCTTAACGCCCTGGCAGTGGACCAGGCTGATGAAAATGAACGGGCTGCAGTCATGAGTCTCTTCACCGGAGTTTTCGATGCGGGTTTCATGTTCGGTGCCGTTCTTTCCGGAACCCTTGCCGATTTTTTCAGCTTAAAAACCACATTTCTGGTGATCGGCTTTTCGGTATTCCTGGGGGCCTTCACCATCACCAGGTCCGCCCTCAAAGAAAAGGTATTCTCCGCCTGA
- the bioB gene encoding biotin synthase BioB, whose protein sequence is MKDFGKEIESLRKLSVAELMGRALEKKLASRGEKFSLCSIINAKSGQCSEDCKFCVQSAHYKTDISVYPLKDIEEIVLAAQEARSIGAGHFSLVTSGRGMQGAEVEKVAGIIAAIRSRVDIKVCASLGILSYDSFMVLKDAGLSRYHHNIESSREFFDTIVSTHSFDERIETIKAAQRAGLEVCAGGIIGLGETEDDRISMALTLKECKVDSVPLNILIPLPGTPLEHTARLSIEEILRAIALFRLIVGGIPVRLCAGRESALNDFLGMAFMAGADGMMIGGYLTQRGRSPEADNQLVQDMKKIWNS, encoded by the coding sequence ATGAAGGATTTTGGAAAAGAAATTGAGTCCTTACGGAAGTTATCGGTTGCGGAGCTGATGGGCCGAGCCCTTGAGAAAAAGCTTGCCAGCCGCGGCGAGAAATTTTCTCTGTGCAGCATTATCAACGCCAAATCCGGGCAATGCAGCGAGGATTGTAAATTCTGCGTGCAATCGGCGCATTACAAAACCGATATTTCGGTTTATCCCCTGAAAGACATTGAAGAAATCGTTCTTGCGGCCCAAGAGGCGCGAAGTATCGGCGCCGGGCATTTTTCCCTGGTGACCAGCGGTCGCGGCATGCAGGGAGCTGAGGTGGAAAAGGTTGCGGGAATTATTGCTGCAATCAGAAGTCGCGTTGATATAAAGGTCTGCGCCTCCCTGGGGATTTTGTCCTACGACAGTTTTATGGTGCTGAAAGATGCGGGCTTGAGCCGCTATCATCATAATATCGAATCTTCCAGGGAATTTTTTGATACAATTGTCTCAACCCATAGCTTTGATGAGCGCATCGAAACCATCAAGGCTGCCCAGCGAGCAGGACTTGAAGTATGTGCCGGCGGGATTATCGGCCTCGGCGAAACAGAAGACGACCGTATTTCCATGGCCTTGACCCTGAAAGAATGCAAAGTGGATTCCGTCCCTTTAAATATCCTCATTCCGCTGCCCGGCACCCCCCTTGAACACACCGCCAGGTTATCCATAGAAGAAATTCTTCGGGCAATAGCATTGTTTCGGTTAATTGTCGGAGGAATTCCTGTAAGGCTCTGTGCCGGCAGGGAATCAGCACTCAATGATTTTCTGGGTATGGCGTTTATGGCCGGCGCGGATGGCATGATGATCGGCGGTTATCTGACCCAGCGGGGCCGCTCTCCTGAAGCGGACAATCAGCTGGTTCAGGACATGAAAAAAATCTGGAATTCCTGA
- a CDS encoding nitronate monooxygenase, producing MKLPSLTIGPFTAPIPLVQGGMSIRVSTSALAVPVAECGGIGTIGGSAIPADELQADIRKAKAETKGIIAVNIMFAMKNFYNLVMASIEAGVDMIVTGAGFSRDIFKIGKETNTPIVSIVSSPAFARLAEKLGAAAIIVEAKEAGGHLGTDIALRDLFPEIRKVVSKVPLIAAGGMTNGFEMAEMMDKYGADGIQIATRFVLTKECSVADGFKQAMLNASKEDVTLIRSPVGLPGRALKTPFVKRLLDQENLMTKECKYKCLKKCSHYYCISDRLNFARKGNLEDGLFFTGENVYKMKEILTVKEVFDQFVAQAESKYKEPGVQY from the coding sequence ATGAAATTACCATCACTAACTATTGGTCCCTTTACTGCGCCGATTCCTTTGGTGCAGGGGGGGATGTCCATACGTGTTTCCACATCAGCACTTGCTGTTCCCGTTGCCGAATGCGGCGGCATCGGCACTATCGGCGGCTCGGCAATCCCGGCAGATGAATTACAGGCGGATATCCGCAAAGCCAAAGCAGAGACAAAGGGAATTATCGCGGTGAACATCATGTTCGCCATGAAGAATTTTTATAACCTGGTCATGGCATCCATTGAAGCCGGGGTTGACATGATTGTCACCGGTGCCGGATTTTCCAGGGATATTTTCAAAATCGGCAAAGAAACCAACACGCCGATTGTTTCCATTGTTTCATCGCCGGCGTTCGCGCGCCTTGCGGAAAAACTCGGCGCCGCGGCAATAATCGTTGAAGCCAAGGAAGCCGGCGGTCATCTGGGTACGGATATAGCCTTACGGGATTTGTTTCCTGAAATTCGTAAAGTTGTGAGCAAGGTGCCGCTGATTGCTGCGGGCGGAATGACCAACGGTTTTGAAATGGCTGAAATGATGGACAAGTACGGGGCGGACGGAATTCAGATCGCCACCCGGTTTGTGCTTACCAAGGAATGTTCGGTTGCCGATGGATTCAAACAGGCGATGCTCAATGCCTCGAAAGAGGATGTGACGCTGATCCGGTCTCCGGTTGGTCTTCCCGGCAGGGCGCTTAAAACCCCATTTGTCAAGAGATTGCTTGATCAAGAGAATCTTATGACCAAGGAGTGCAAGTATAAATGCCTGAAAAAATGCAGCCATTATTATTGCATTTCCGACAGACTGAATTTTGCGCGTAAGGGAAACCTTGAAGACGGCCTGTTTTTTACCGGAGAGAATGTATATAAAATGAAGGAGATCCTGACGGTGAAGGAAGTGTTCGATCAGTTCGTCGCCCAGGCTGAATCAAAATATAAAGAGCCGGGAGTTCAGTATTAA